In Syntrophales bacterium, the genomic window TAAAGCTGCATGAACTTTGAAGAAATTTGAGGATAACCAGCCATTTCAGTTAAACAGGCAGGGTCGAGCGGCTGTTGCTTTTCCATTTTCAGTGTTTTCGTAACTTTTGTGTAGGTCCTATTCCCCTGCCTGTACCTGAATGAAATTAGTTTTAAAAAGCATTCCTACGTAACTAAACCCACCATATAACTGCTGTAAAGCGCATGGCAAGTTATGTTGTGATTACGATATGTGGAAACTATCCGAGATTAGAAAAGCATTATTGGCTTCACCTACTAACAAACAGAATCAAGGCGGTTAAAGTTTATCGATTACTAATGGAAACATGCGCCTGCCGCTTTCCAAAATTCACGACTCTCTTCTAATTGCAAAAGGTATCTATGGCCTTCCGAAACCATCTTGAAATGAGGATGGCTTCGAAAGACCAGGTGGTGTAGCAGATATCTGCTTCGCTATTTGACCCTTTCGATTTCCATCAGGCCGACTGAGGGTTGGTGATTTTTATTGCCTTTTTCCGATTCATTAATAATAATGAATTCGATAGAATTGTCGGATAAAACATCGCCTATCAGAATATCATCCTCATGATCAACTATATAAACGCGTTTACCATCTCTGGAGATAACACCGGAAAAACCTTCCGTGCCCTTTTTTTTGCTGATTTGTCTCTTGGTGTAGGAACGGTCGCCATAAAAAAATCTTCCCTGCTGCTCTTTAATTATCCATTGGCCGTCCACTTCTGAGTTGGAAAAGAAACCTCGTTTTGAGTGGTGATGAGCATAGCTCTTAGTCGTCCACTTACCCTTCAAGTTCAGTACGGTTGATTCGGCAAAAACCGTCCCTACTGAAAAATACATAAAAACCGCAAACAGAACTACTACTACACTTAATCGTTTCATAGAACCTCCTCTCAATTGATATATGATTTGATAAGACTTTGCTTTCTCTTAGGTTAAACATAGAAAAGTTACATTTGTATGTCAATTATTTTCAACAATAATCATTACCATTTGAAATATCGCATGAACTGGTAAAATTAGAAAAGAAACAGTTCAGGAAGTTATGACACAGCAGCGGCAAGTGGTCGAACTTGTCTCTCCACCTGGTCTGACAAGGTATCTTCCGCAATATCCATGTCATATCGACTTTGCAGGTTCAGCCAATAACGCGGGCTCTGGCCAAAATATCGCCCTAAACGCAGAGCGAGTTCAGCAGTAACCGGTCGTTTTCCATTCACGACGTAACTGACCCGCATGGCGGGCACACAAATGTCTTTCGCAAGGCGATATTGGGACAACGTCAGTTCATCCAATAATTCCTTCAAATATACCCCGGGATGTACCGGTGAAATGCGTTTCTTGGTCATGTCAAACCTCCTCTAATGATAATCCTCGATCTCCACATCTTCCGCATATCCGTCGATCCATTGGAAACAGATCCGCCACTGATCGTTAATGCGAATACTCCATTGGCCTTTCCTGTCCCCTTTCATAACCTCGAGCCGATTAGAGGCAGGGAGTCGTAAATCTTGGATCTGAACGGCCGCATCAATGGCATTAAGTTTCATAAATGCCCGCTCTTGAATGTCACTGGGAAATTTTC contains:
- a CDS encoding HigA family addiction module antitoxin, which produces MTKKRISPVHPGVYLKELLDELTLSQYRLAKDICVPAMRVSYVVNGKRPVTAELALRLGRYFGQSPRYWLNLQSRYDMDIAEDTLSDQVERQVRPLAAAVS
- a CDS encoding type II toxin-antitoxin system RelE/ParE family toxin translates to MIRSFRCNETAKILRREFSRKFPSDIQERAFMKLNAIDAAVQIQDLRLPASNRLEVMKGDRKGQWSIRINDQWRICFQWIDGYAEDVEIEDYH